The Acidimicrobiales bacterium genome contains the following window.
TCGTCGCCCTGCTCACCCAGGACCGGTCGGCCGCCGAGGAGCTTGCCCAGGATGCCTTCGCCCGCATGTTCGTCTCGTGGGAGCGGGTGTCGAACCCCGACGCCTACCTTCGCAGGGCGCTGGTCAACCGGAGCCACAACTGGCGCCGTCGGGGCCGCGTGCGCGAGGCCAAGCTGGCCTTGCTCGCGGGTGCCGCCACGGTCGAGCTCCCGGCCGCCGAGCTGGCCGACGCGGTCGCCTGCCTCCCGTTCCGGCAGCGAGCGGGATCGTGCTGCGGTACTACGGCGGGCTCTCGGAGGCGGAGATCGGCGCCGCCCTGGGGTGTCGCA
Protein-coding sequences here:
- a CDS encoding sigma factor, translating into MSGDSEAETFEAFFGRAWPGAVRLVALLTQDRSAAEELAQDAFARMFVSWERVSNPDAYLRRALVNRSHNWRRRGRVREAKLALLAGAATVELPAAELADAVACLPFRQRAGSCCGTTAGSRRRRSAPPWGVATAR